The Limnochorda sp. LNt genome includes a region encoding these proteins:
- a CDS encoding amino acid ABC transporter ATP-binding protein, which translates to MAAARGPFVLEAEGLVRHFGGRPVLDGVSLSVARGETVILMGPSGCGKSTLLRCLKGLIQPDAGTVRIEGEDLWALPEARRRDLAAHVAMVFQRPQLVGHLSVLENTALGAAAAGIPWPEAYERAAMWLSALELGRHLDRRPAELSGGEGQRVAIARALAADPSVVLWDEPTSHLDPMLAADLLQLMEELIGRLRTTMLVVTHQPGFTARVGDRLILMDRGQVVESGPPARVLARPTSEVGRRLARLAAA; encoded by the coding sequence GTGGCTGCTGCCCGCGGCCCCTTCGTGCTGGAGGCCGAGGGACTCGTGCGGCACTTCGGTGGCCGGCCCGTGCTGGACGGCGTCTCGTTGTCGGTGGCACGCGGCGAGACGGTGATCCTGATGGGCCCCAGCGGCTGCGGCAAGTCGACGCTGCTGCGCTGCCTCAAGGGCCTGATCCAGCCGGATGCCGGCACGGTGAGGATCGAGGGAGAGGACCTCTGGGCGCTGCCGGAGGCGCGCCGCCGCGACCTGGCCGCGCACGTCGCGATGGTCTTCCAGCGGCCCCAGCTCGTCGGGCACCTCTCGGTGCTCGAGAACACCGCCCTGGGGGCGGCTGCGGCGGGCATCCCCTGGCCGGAGGCCTACGAACGGGCGGCCATGTGGCTGTCAGCCCTGGAGCTGGGCCGGCACCTGGACCGGCGGCCTGCCGAGCTGTCGGGCGGGGAGGGCCAGCGGGTGGCCATCGCCCGTGCCCTGGCGGCCGATCCGTCGGTGGTGCTGTGGGACGAGCCCACCTCTCATCTGGACCCCATGCTGGCGGCCGATCTCCTCCAACTGATGGAGGAACTGATCGGGCGCCTCCGAACCACCATGCTGGTCGTCACCCATCAACCCGGCTTCACGGCGCGGGTCGGGGACCGGCTCATCCTGATGGACCGGGGCCAGGTGGTGGAGTCCGGCCCGCCGGCGCGCGTGCTGGCCCGGCCGACCTCCGAGGTGGGCCGCCGCCTCGCCCGCCTGGCCGCGGCGTGA
- a CDS encoding glycosyltransferase family protein, with protein MSGEPVDLIVTANGPGEIAGWLFPVVTELRRRLREQPVPGLRLIAWAPPCNFASGRELPALAALGPWDGLYGPDDMWALMLRGRWPAGYRPARRGLVLFLGGDLFYAAWMARRLRFAAMAYTEGRARWLWAYERFFVPNEVAARKAVRMGAPPARVEVVGDLVVDAVAARSSRASEPVADGLATVGLFAGSRDFEIRWVLPMLFEAAAIVRRRLGRPVRVMAVVSPFASQAALEQALGASPEEEARAVEWVREDGWDGAVRQAAMSRCDVAITVPGTVTAELGALGVPTITVLPLHRPDLIPLEGLIGRLGDLPGVGPRLKAAFVRRVAGRVGPLSIPSRRAGRAIGPELVGEFGPEAIADQAVALLRDDARRRAMGAALRQAMGPSGAAARIVDRIWARLGLSGATAS; from the coding sequence ATGAGCGGCGAGCCCGTCGACCTCATCGTGACGGCCAACGGGCCGGGCGAGATCGCGGGCTGGCTCTTCCCGGTGGTGACCGAGCTCCGTCGGCGCCTGCGAGAGCAGCCGGTGCCTGGCCTCAGGCTGATCGCCTGGGCCCCTCCCTGCAACTTCGCCTCGGGCCGGGAGCTACCCGCGCTGGCGGCCCTGGGCCCCTGGGACGGCCTGTACGGGCCCGATGACATGTGGGCCCTCATGCTGCGGGGCCGGTGGCCCGCCGGGTACCGGCCGGCTCGTCGCGGCCTGGTGCTCTTCCTGGGCGGCGACCTCTTCTACGCGGCGTGGATGGCGCGACGGCTGCGCTTCGCCGCCATGGCCTACACCGAGGGCCGGGCACGGTGGCTGTGGGCCTACGAGCGCTTCTTCGTGCCCAACGAGGTGGCTGCCCGCAAGGCAGTGCGGATGGGCGCACCGCCTGCGCGCGTCGAGGTGGTCGGCGATCTGGTCGTGGACGCGGTGGCTGCCAGATCGTCCCGGGCCTCGGAGCCCGTCGCGGATGGGCTCGCCACGGTAGGCCTGTTTGCGGGCAGCCGGGACTTTGAGATACGCTGGGTCCTGCCCATGTTGTTCGAAGCGGCGGCCATCGTCCGCAGGCGCCTGGGCCGACCCGTCCGCGTGATGGCGGTGGTCTCGCCCTTCGCCTCGCAGGCGGCGCTCGAGCAGGCTCTCGGCGCCTCGCCCGAGGAAGAGGCGCGGGCCGTCGAGTGGGTCCGCGAGGACGGGTGGGACGGCGCGGTCCGGCAAGCCGCCATGTCACGGTGTGACGTCGCCATCACGGTGCCCGGCACGGTGACGGCCGAGCTGGGAGCGCTGGGGGTACCCACCATCACGGTTTTGCCGCTGCATCGCCCCGATCTGATCCCGCTGGAGGGGCTCATCGGCCGCCTGGGCGACCTGCCGGGCGTGGGGCCGCGTCTCAAGGCGGCCTTCGTGCGGCGCGTGGCCGGCCGGGTGGGGCCGCTCTCCATCCCGTCACGTCGGGCGGGTCGTGCCATCGGGCCGGAGCTGGTGGGGGAGTTCGGCCCCGAGGCCATCGCGGACCAGGCCGTCGCGCTGCTCCGCGACGACGCCCGGAGGCGTGCCATGGGAGCGGCGTTGCGCCAGGCCATGGGGCCATCCGGCGCGGCGGCCCGCATCGTGGACCGCATCTGGGCCCGGCTGGGGCTCTCGGGGGCGACGGCCTCGTGA
- a CDS encoding ABC transporter ATP-binding protein, translating into MRALTGGSLLWREIRRQGMPLAGGTICLLLTVAGTLLLPLVVGRGLFDQVLGAKDLRGLGTVLLLTAVIYVVKGVAQFGATYLMAYAGQRAVADLRARLHDHLQRLSVGYLQRRRVGEQVSRITSDLTLIQTALTPGLSDLVQNLALLVGTTAVVFYVRWRLALVAFLVLPLAGLAVEGYGRLIRRYTREAQERVADVAGILHESLSAIRVVKAFTLEEQQRQRFRLSNEQHFNAAMKSVQMMATAFPVVELLMLASMATVVYVGVLDVVSGHLTTGELVAFLSYLGLVSGPVASIGRVYTQMQQGVAAADRAAEILRQSPEAPDLPGAVELSPQQVRGAVGFHGVSFRYEDAEVEALHDIELEVEPGQVVAIVGPSGAGKTTLVSLLPRFFDPTEGRVTLDGRDLRTIRLSSLRRLVAVVPQETVLFRLTIAENIAVGCPGASRRKIEEAARMANAAAFIERLPKGYDTLLGDLGVGLSGGERQRLAIARAMLRDPRVLILDEATSALDAESEALVQEALVRLMQGRTTFIVAHRLSTIARADLIVVMDGGRIVEAGTHEELMRLGGRYARLYRLQAVPA; encoded by the coding sequence GTGAGGGCGCTGACCGGCGGAAGTCTCTTGTGGCGGGAGATCCGCCGCCAGGGCATGCCCCTGGCGGGCGGGACCATCTGCCTGCTGCTGACGGTGGCGGGCACCCTGCTCCTGCCCCTGGTGGTGGGGCGGGGCCTCTTCGACCAGGTGCTCGGCGCCAAGGATCTGCGAGGGCTCGGCACCGTCCTGCTGCTGACCGCGGTCATCTACGTGGTCAAGGGGGTGGCCCAGTTCGGCGCCACCTACCTGATGGCCTACGCCGGACAGCGGGCGGTGGCCGACCTGCGGGCACGCCTGCACGACCACCTGCAGCGCCTGTCGGTGGGCTACCTGCAGCGCCGCCGAGTGGGCGAGCAGGTCTCGCGCATCACCTCGGACCTGACCCTGATCCAGACCGCCCTGACGCCGGGCCTGTCGGACCTGGTGCAGAATCTGGCGCTGCTGGTCGGCACCACCGCGGTGGTCTTCTACGTGCGGTGGCGCCTCGCGCTGGTCGCGTTCCTCGTGCTGCCCCTGGCGGGGCTGGCGGTCGAGGGGTACGGGCGGCTCATCCGCCGCTACACCCGCGAGGCGCAGGAGCGAGTGGCCGATGTGGCCGGCATCCTCCACGAGAGTCTCAGCGCCATCCGGGTGGTCAAGGCCTTCACCCTGGAGGAGCAGCAGCGCCAGCGGTTCCGGCTCTCCAACGAGCAGCACTTCAACGCCGCCATGAAGTCCGTGCAGATGATGGCGACGGCCTTCCCCGTGGTGGAGTTGCTGATGCTGGCCTCGATGGCGACGGTGGTCTACGTCGGGGTGCTCGACGTGGTGAGCGGCCATCTGACCACGGGCGAGCTGGTCGCCTTCCTCTCGTATCTCGGGCTGGTGAGCGGCCCGGTGGCCAGCATCGGCCGTGTCTACACCCAGATGCAGCAGGGCGTGGCCGCAGCCGACCGGGCCGCCGAGATCCTGCGGCAGTCGCCCGAGGCGCCGGATCTGCCAGGTGCCGTCGAGCTGAGCCCGCAGCAGGTGCGAGGAGCGGTCGGCTTCCACGGGGTGAGCTTCCGCTACGAGGATGCCGAGGTCGAGGCGCTGCACGACATCGAGCTGGAGGTGGAGCCGGGGCAGGTGGTGGCCATCGTCGGGCCCAGCGGGGCGGGCAAGACCACGCTGGTGAGCCTGCTGCCGCGCTTCTTCGACCCGACCGAGGGCCGCGTGACCCTGGACGGGCGCGACCTGCGCACCATCCGCCTCAGCTCCCTTCGGCGGCTGGTGGCGGTGGTGCCGCAGGAGACGGTTCTGTTTCGCCTGACCATCGCCGAAAACATCGCGGTCGGATGCCCGGGGGCGAGCCGGCGGAAGATCGAGGAGGCGGCCCGGATGGCCAATGCCGCCGCCTTCATCGAGCGGCTGCCCAAGGGGTACGACACGCTACTGGGCGACCTGGGCGTGGGGCTCTCGGGCGGCGAGCGCCAGAGGCTGGCCATCGCGCGGGCCATGCTGCGGGATCCCCGGGTGTTGATCCTGGACGAGGCCACCAGCGCCCTGGATGCGGAGTCGGAGGCCCTGGTGCAGGAGGCGCTGGTGCGCCTGATGCAGGGGCGCACGACCTTCATCGTGGCACACCGCCTCTCGACCATCGCCCGCGCCGACCTCATCGTGGTGATGGACGGGGGCCGGATCGTCGAGGCCGGCACCCACGAGGAGCTGATGCGGCTCGGCGGTCGGTACGCCAGGCTGTACCGGCTGCAGGCGGTCCCGGCGTAG
- the lpxB gene encoding lipid-A-disaccharide synthase, which translates to MSPFDGGAAPSPRRLRVMVAAGEASGDGYGAGLARALKAQAPGVQLFGMGGRAMRESGVHLLYDTTGRGAVGFTESLRQLPVLRRVMGRLVEAARRFRPAVAVLIDFPGFNLRLGPALAELGIPVVYYIAPAVWAWGAGRARVVAGFARQVICAFDFEVPLYREAGARAEWLGHPILDEIPDRPPCDEARRRLGVGQDERVVALLPGSRIQEIQQLYPMMAEAARMVRSAHPGVRFVTSVAPGLDPRLLEARGGGAHREAGIRLVGGGIWHALAAADMAVVCSGTATLQTALWQVPMVVVYRVSEPSYLLARRLVKVPHIALPNIVAQRRLVEELVQHDARAERVAQAVLERLRSPGRLDRERRDLETVRAHLGAPGATARAARLVLEVAGG; encoded by the coding sequence TTGTCGCCTTTTGACGGGGGCGCGGCCCCGAGTCCGCGGCGCCTGCGGGTGATGGTGGCGGCCGGCGAGGCCTCCGGGGACGGCTACGGGGCCGGCCTCGCCAGGGCGCTCAAGGCCCAGGCGCCAGGGGTGCAGCTCTTCGGCATGGGCGGCCGCGCCATGCGCGAAAGTGGCGTCCACCTGCTCTACGACACCACCGGGCGGGGCGCCGTGGGCTTCACCGAGTCGCTGCGCCAGCTGCCGGTGTTGCGGCGCGTGATGGGGCGGCTGGTCGAGGCGGCCCGGCGGTTTCGGCCTGCCGTCGCGGTGCTCATCGACTTCCCCGGCTTCAACCTGCGGCTCGGGCCGGCTCTGGCCGAGCTCGGGATCCCCGTCGTCTACTACATCGCCCCCGCGGTCTGGGCCTGGGGGGCCGGGCGCGCCCGGGTGGTGGCGGGGTTCGCCCGGCAGGTCATCTGCGCCTTCGACTTCGAGGTGCCGCTCTACCGCGAGGCGGGAGCCCGTGCGGAGTGGCTGGGGCACCCCATCCTGGACGAGATCCCGGACCGGCCCCCCTGCGACGAGGCCCGACGGCGACTGGGCGTCGGCCAGGATGAGCGCGTGGTGGCCCTGCTGCCCGGCAGCCGGATACAGGAGATCCAGCAGCTCTACCCCATGATGGCCGAGGCCGCCCGGATGGTGCGGTCGGCACACCCGGGGGTGCGCTTCGTCACCTCGGTCGCGCCCGGCCTCGACCCCCGCCTGCTGGAGGCCAGGGGTGGCGGCGCCCATCGGGAGGCGGGCATCCGACTGGTGGGCGGGGGCATCTGGCACGCGCTGGCGGCCGCGGACATGGCGGTGGTCTGCTCGGGCACGGCCACGCTCCAGACAGCATTGTGGCAGGTGCCCATGGTCGTGGTCTACCGGGTGTCGGAGCCCAGCTACCTGCTGGCGCGGCGCCTCGTCAAGGTGCCTCACATCGCGCTGCCCAACATCGTCGCCCAGCGCCGCCTGGTGGAGGAGCTCGTGCAGCACGACGCCCGGGCCGAGCGCGTCGCGCAGGCCGTGCTGGAGCGGCTACGGTCACCGGGGCGGCTGGATCGGGAGCGTCGGGACCTCGAGACGGTCCGGGCCCACCTCGGCGCGCCCGGCGCGACGGCCCGCGCTGCCCGGCTGGTGTTGGAGGTGGCCGGGGGATGA
- the lpxC gene encoding UDP-3-O-acyl-N-acetylglucosamine deacetylase has protein sequence MASTASDGRPRQRTLASAVTVQGIGLHTGIPAEVRLSPAPEDHGWTLVRTDVEPPAVIPVSVRHRVETPRCTALGLRGVTVMTVEHLLATLMALGVDNVRVEVRGPELPILDGSAAGWVEALDRAGLVEQAAPRRLRRLSRSIWVGDADRFAAAMPWRDLRVSFAFISDHPGLGDQFAELTVTPETFRREIAPARTVAFAAEVGRLRAQGVGLGGSLDNVLLVADDGPVGGFRLADEVARHKLLDLIGDLALAGPLAARVVAVRGNHALTARLVEAMEQVLEGTEGKEGTDAGHR, from the coding sequence ATGGCTTCGACAGCGTCCGACGGCCGTCCGCGTCAGCGGACCCTGGCCTCGGCGGTGACCGTACAGGGCATCGGGCTTCACACCGGCATCCCGGCGGAGGTGCGGCTCTCGCCGGCTCCGGAGGACCACGGCTGGACGCTGGTGCGTACCGACGTCGAGCCCCCGGCGGTCATCCCCGTCTCGGTGCGCCACCGGGTCGAGACCCCCCGCTGCACGGCCCTCGGGCTCCGCGGGGTGACGGTGATGACGGTGGAGCATCTGCTGGCGACGCTGATGGCGCTGGGCGTCGACAACGTCCGCGTCGAGGTACGGGGGCCGGAGCTGCCCATCCTCGACGGCAGCGCGGCCGGATGGGTCGAGGCGCTGGATCGGGCCGGCCTCGTCGAGCAGGCGGCACCCCGGCGGCTACGGCGGCTCTCCCGGTCGATATGGGTCGGCGACGCCGACCGCTTCGCGGCCGCGATGCCGTGGCGAGATCTCCGGGTCAGCTTCGCCTTCATCAGCGACCACCCCGGGTTGGGGGACCAGTTCGCGGAGCTGACCGTCACGCCCGAGACCTTTCGCCGCGAGATCGCCCCGGCCCGCACCGTCGCCTTCGCGGCAGAGGTGGGGCGCCTCAGGGCCCAAGGAGTGGGGCTGGGAGGGAGCCTCGACAACGTCCTGCTCGTCGCCGACGATGGCCCCGTGGGCGGCTTTCGCCTGGCCGACGAGGTGGCACGGCACAAGCTCCTGGACCTGATCGGCGACCTGGCGCTGGCCGGCCCCCTGGCCGCGCGGGTCGTGGCGGTGCGGGGCAACCACGCGCTGACGGCGCGGCTGGTGGAGGCCATGGAGCAGGTGCTCGAGGGCACGGAGGGGAAGGAAGGCACCGATGCTGGACATCGTTGA
- the lptB gene encoding LPS export ABC transporter ATP-binding protein: protein MNRSPTGGHALLEARQLVKRYGGRAVVDGVTLEVRPGEVVGLLGPNGAGKTTTFYLMVGLVRPDGGQILLDGRDITALPVYRRCRLGLAYLAQEPSIFRRMTVLHNVEAVLELRGWAPAERRRRALASLERFGLAELRAARADTLSGGERRRAEIARAMALEPRLLLLDEPFTGVDPISVAELQRIVRALVEQGMAVLITDHNVRETLAITDRAYIIHQGRILVEGPSQEVARDEVARRYYLGETFSL, encoded by the coding sequence ATGAACCGGTCCCCCACCGGAGGGCATGCGCTGCTGGAGGCCCGCCAGCTGGTCAAGCGCTACGGAGGGCGAGCCGTGGTCGACGGCGTCACCCTCGAGGTGCGGCCGGGCGAGGTCGTGGGGTTGCTGGGGCCCAACGGCGCGGGCAAGACCACGACCTTCTACCTGATGGTGGGGCTGGTGCGGCCCGACGGCGGTCAGATCCTGCTGGACGGCCGTGACATCACCGCCTTGCCCGTCTATCGCCGGTGTCGCCTCGGGCTGGCCTACCTGGCCCAGGAGCCGTCCATCTTCCGGCGCATGACCGTGCTGCACAACGTGGAGGCGGTCCTGGAGCTCAGGGGGTGGGCGCCGGCCGAGCGTCGGCGCAGGGCGCTGGCATCGCTGGAGCGGTTCGGACTGGCGGAGCTGCGGGCGGCCCGGGCCGACACCCTGTCGGGCGGGGAGCGCCGCCGGGCCGAGATCGCCAGGGCCATGGCCCTGGAGCCTCGCCTGCTGCTGCTGGACGAGCCCTTCACCGGGGTGGACCCCATCTCCGTGGCGGAGCTGCAGCGAATCGTGCGGGCCCTGGTCGAGCAGGGCATGGCCGTGCTCATCACGGATCACAACGTGCGGGAGACGCTGGCCATCACGGACCGGGCCTACATCATCCACCAGGGGCGGATCCTGGTGGAGGGCCCGTCGCAGGAGGTGGCCCGCGACGAGGTGGCGCGCCGCTACTACCTGGGTGAAACCTTTTCGCTGTAA
- the fabZ gene encoding 3-hydroxyacyl-ACP dehydratase FabZ, which produces MLDIVEIWRRIPHRYPFLLVDRVLELEEGHRVVAIKNVTINEPFFAGHYPERPLMPGVLMLEAMAQAAAVMLYPYVARLGKVPLLAGIDGARFRRTVVPGDTLRLEAGAKRIRSTTGVVEARALVGDEVACEATFLFAAAPAQGGATTP; this is translated from the coding sequence ATGCTGGACATCGTTGAGATCTGGCGACGCATCCCCCATCGCTATCCCTTTCTGCTGGTGGACCGGGTGCTGGAGCTGGAGGAGGGGCACCGGGTGGTGGCTATCAAGAACGTCACCATCAACGAACCCTTCTTCGCGGGCCACTACCCTGAGCGCCCGCTGATGCCCGGTGTGCTGATGCTGGAGGCCATGGCCCAGGCCGCGGCCGTGATGCTCTACCCGTACGTGGCGCGCCTGGGCAAGGTGCCGCTGCTGGCGGGGATCGACGGAGCCCGCTTCCGCCGCACGGTGGTCCCGGGCGACACGCTGCGGCTGGAGGCCGGCGCCAAGCGCATCCGCTCCACCACCGGCGTGGTCGAGGCACGGGCTTTGGTGGGCGACGAGGTGGCGTGCGAGGCTACGTTCCTCTTCGCCGCGGCGCCCGCACAGGGAGGCGCGACGACCCCTTGA
- a CDS encoding NAD-dependent epimerase/dehydratase family protein, with the protein MTPDWSQMAGGGRPRAVVTGGAGFIGSHLVEALLAEGWRVGVVDDLSSGRVSRVPPEVELAAVDVRSPQARDFIRSFRPRAVAHLAAQVSVARSVGDPLLDADVNVGGTIAILLASREAGVRRVVFASSAAVYGAPAYLPLDEGHPSRPLSPYGISKLAGEHYVRVLAEASGVGWVVLRYANVYGPCQDAHGEAGVVAVFADRVVRGDRVLPVHGDGLQTRDFVYAGDVAEATLRAMTLESASGRILNVGTGRGTSVLELAQAIWRAAGREGPVPVEHQAARPGDIRHSRLDVSQAAQALGWQATVELEEGLRRTLRATSRRATS; encoded by the coding sequence GTGACGCCCGACTGGTCGCAGATGGCAGGAGGGGGCCGGCCACGTGCGGTGGTGACCGGCGGCGCCGGCTTCATCGGCTCGCACCTGGTGGAGGCGCTGCTGGCGGAGGGGTGGCGGGTCGGGGTCGTCGACGACCTCTCGTCGGGGAGGGTGAGCCGCGTCCCGCCCGAGGTAGAGCTCGCCGCCGTGGACGTGCGTTCGCCGCAGGCGCGCGACTTCATCCGCAGCTTTCGGCCCCGCGCCGTGGCGCACCTGGCCGCGCAGGTGAGCGTGGCGCGCAGCGTCGGGGACCCCCTGCTGGATGCCGACGTCAACGTGGGCGGCACCATCGCCATCCTGCTGGCCAGTCGGGAGGCCGGGGTGCGGCGCGTGGTCTTCGCCTCGTCGGCAGCCGTGTACGGGGCACCGGCCTACCTGCCGCTCGACGAGGGACACCCGTCGCGTCCCCTCTCGCCCTACGGCATCTCCAAGCTGGCCGGCGAGCACTACGTGCGGGTGCTGGCGGAGGCGTCGGGGGTGGGCTGGGTCGTGCTGCGCTACGCCAACGTGTACGGCCCCTGCCAGGACGCCCACGGCGAGGCCGGGGTGGTGGCGGTCTTCGCCGACCGGGTGGTGCGGGGCGATCGGGTGTTACCCGTTCACGGCGACGGGTTGCAGACCCGTGACTTCGTCTACGCCGGGGACGTGGCGGAGGCCACCCTGCGCGCCATGACGCTGGAGTCGGCGAGCGGCCGCATCCTCAACGTCGGCACGGGGCGGGGGACCAGCGTGCTGGAGCTGGCCCAAGCCATCTGGCGAGCGGCGGGCCGGGAGGGGCCTGTCCCGGTGGAGCACCAGGCGGCACGCCCGGGTGACATCCGCCACAGCCGTCTCGACGTGAGCCAGGCCGCGCAGGCCCTGGGATGGCAGGCGACCGTCGAGCTGGAGGAGGGGCTGCGGCGGACCCTGCGCGCCACGAGCCGCCGCGCGACATCGTGA
- the lpxA gene encoding acyl-ACP--UDP-N-acetylglucosamine O-acyltransferase, with amino-acid sequence MRTGLHPSAVVEPGARVGPDVVVGPFAFIGAGAEIGAGCVIEAFAVIHGGTCLGPANHVGVGAVLGGQPQDVRYAGEPTRLVLGAGNRIGSHAVLHRGTPGGGGVTSVGDGCVIEDGAHIGHDCQVGDRVRLGAGSALGGHSVVGDGVVIGAMTGVHQFTHVGRLAYIESHAAVTRDVPPFARAGGSPAEILGFHREGLEGWGASAEAIQAVSQAFTWIYASGLRLQEALERIAGEMGRFDEVQELLRFMEERRRGLMR; translated from the coding sequence TTGAGGACGGGCCTTCACCCATCGGCCGTCGTGGAGCCGGGCGCACGCGTGGGGCCGGACGTAGTGGTCGGCCCCTTCGCCTTCATCGGAGCCGGTGCGGAGATAGGAGCCGGATGCGTCATCGAGGCCTTCGCCGTCATCCATGGCGGCACCTGCCTGGGGCCCGCCAACCACGTGGGCGTCGGTGCGGTGCTGGGCGGCCAGCCTCAAGACGTGCGCTACGCGGGGGAGCCGACCCGGCTGGTGCTGGGCGCGGGCAACCGCATCGGCAGCCACGCGGTGCTCCACCGCGGCACCCCGGGCGGGGGCGGCGTCACCTCGGTGGGCGACGGGTGCGTCATCGAGGACGGGGCCCACATCGGCCACGACTGCCAGGTGGGGGACCGGGTGAGGCTGGGGGCGGGCAGCGCCCTGGGCGGCCACAGCGTCGTCGGCGACGGGGTCGTCATCGGGGCCATGACGGGCGTGCACCAGTTCACCCACGTCGGCCGGCTGGCGTACATCGAAAGCCATGCCGCCGTGACCCGTGACGTGCCGCCCTTCGCTCGAGCCGGCGGAAGTCCGGCGGAGATCCTGGGTTTCCACCGGGAGGGGCTCGAAGGGTGGGGCGCATCGGCCGAGGCCATCCAGGCGGTCTCGCAGGCCTTCACGTGGATCTACGCCAGCGGCCTTCGCCTGCAAGAGGCCCTGGAGCGCATCGCTGGTGAGATGGGCCGATTCGACGAGGTGCAGGAGCTGTTGCGGTTCATGGAGGAGCGACGGCGAGGGTTGATGCGGTGA
- a CDS encoding LpxI family protein, whose amino-acid sequence MSVQGGSAHESDSTGWVGVVAGEGELPRAMVEAALARGLGVVVVELDLGQPRRSREGGVAPGLEGRVHAHRLSPADWERVVETFSRYAVRAVYAAGKVNRVAASALFEQAAAGEGRALFERGRFLEDQDLSRLFAEALEQRGIRLGSQHELLGHLLAQPGVLTRRPPDAREAADIEVGRRLAREVAALDIGQTVVVRHGTVLAVEAAAEGTDATIRRAGRLAGPGSVVVKVSRPDQDPRFDTPVIGPETLRAMRAARASCLAVEAHRCLLLHRERVVRAADRAGIALVAF is encoded by the coding sequence GTGAGCGTCCAGGGCGGGTCGGCGCACGAGTCGGACTCCACCGGCTGGGTCGGCGTGGTGGCGGGCGAGGGCGAGCTCCCCAGGGCCATGGTCGAGGCCGCCCTGGCACGAGGGCTGGGCGTCGTGGTGGTGGAGCTGGACCTGGGCCAGCCCCGTCGCTCCCGGGAGGGAGGCGTCGCGCCCGGCCTCGAGGGGCGGGTGCACGCGCACCGCCTCAGTCCCGCCGACTGGGAGCGCGTGGTGGAGACCTTCAGTCGGTACGCCGTCCGCGCGGTGTACGCCGCCGGCAAGGTCAACCGCGTGGCGGCCTCGGCCCTCTTCGAACAGGCAGCCGCCGGGGAGGGCCGGGCGCTGTTCGAGCGGGGCCGCTTCCTGGAGGACCAGGACCTGTCGCGGCTATTTGCCGAGGCCCTGGAGCAGCGGGGGATCCGCCTGGGCAGCCAGCACGAGTTGCTGGGTCATCTCCTGGCCCAGCCCGGCGTCTTGACCCGTCGCCCCCCGGACGCCCGCGAGGCCGCCGACATCGAGGTAGGCCGCCGGCTGGCCCGGGAGGTGGCGGCGCTCGACATCGGGCAGACCGTGGTGGTGCGACACGGCACGGTGCTGGCGGTGGAGGCGGCGGCGGAGGGGACCGACGCGACCATCCGCCGGGCCGGTCGGCTGGCGGGGCCGGGCTCGGTGGTGGTCAAGGTGAGCCGGCCGGATCAGGACCCGCGCTTCGACACGCCGGTGATCGGGCCGGAGACGCTGCGCGCCATGCGGGCGGCGCGGGCCTCGTGCCTCGCCGTCGAGGCCCACCGGTGCCTGCTCCTTCACCGGGAGCGCGTGGTGCGGGCGGCGGACAGGGCCGGGATCGCCCTTGTCGCCTTTTGA